Proteins found in one Brachypodium distachyon strain Bd21 chromosome 5, Brachypodium_distachyon_v3.0, whole genome shotgun sequence genomic segment:
- the LOC100823220 gene encoding protein SET DOMAIN GROUP 41 isoform X5, producing MAMEMRAGESLDISENLTRAIAPYAMALHDEFLHSHCSSCFRDLPSQRTCVVSCMVCCSVRYCCSDCLSSDCQVHMSSGECCFFANHLEKASTSCTTEGTSDFRAALRLLYLLEMHGLVSSDSINQSSRIGGLSVSGIREVLEEGGEVSERILEGSMLMSSARKMRTQNAVVFLNGLTVEMVALWAVMINSVEVQICEGRDLGIAVYGPNFSWFNHSCFPNASYNFILAPWKEDSVSDKPPYRAVPASKGIASDAWRAWQFEDGFTHAVGKYGPRVVVRCTRPINKGDEVCIAYIDLLQTREARHSDLWSKYKFICFCKRCTASPEPYVDLILNCDFRKLNSLEDAVMSPAIENLDDILQQAISQYSLGDDPKACCDIIESMLSKNWMGATHHLFLSECCFMTPLSHFLLSTGQSMLDLVQCIQGGAGKNVSEAKFSFASCSVSSAQYDSIQHHQFRSTCDDFGRRMLSLSLQCWPFLAQSSLILEKIKNPIDFSWLGTTIFQSLHLSEEDSANLSYADGLPISIEEQKGCVLSLAICCINFCKYLASICYGPQHYVTIHAKDLLESINLGQ from the exons ATGGCAATGGAGATGAGAGCAGGTGAATCTCTAGACATATCGGAGAACCTGACTCGAGCTATCGCGCCTTATGCCATGGCCCTGCATGATGAATTCCTCCACTCCCACTGCTCCTCCTGTTTCAGGGACTTGCCATCACAACGTACATGTGTCGTGTCTTGCATGGTGTGCTGCTCTGTTCGATACTGCTGCTCAGACTGCTTAAGCTCGGATTGTCAAGTGCATATGTCTTCTGGCGAATGTTGTTTCTTTGCAAACCACCTTGAAAAAGCCTCTACTTCCTGCACCACTGAAGGAACAAGTGATTTCCGTGCTGCTTTACGCCTTCTTTATTTGCTTGAGATGCATGGTCTTGTTTCTTCAGATTCAATAAACCAGTCCAGTAGAATTGGTGGGCTTTCAGTAAGTGGTATTCGGGAAGTCCTGGAGGAAGGTGGTGAGGTTTCTGAGAGGATACTAGAGGGAAGCATGCTGATGTCGTCGGCCAGAAAAATGAGGACGCAAAATGCTGTTGTTTTCTTGAATGGTCTGACAGTAGAGATGGTGGCATTATGGGCAGTGATGATCAACAGTGTTGAGGTGCAGATTTGTGAAGGACGAGACTTGGGCATCGCAGTTTATGGGCCTAATTTCTCATGGTTCAATCATAGTTGCTTTCCAAATGCTTCTTATAATTTTATATTGGCTCCATGGAAGGAAGATTCTGTTTCAGACAAACCACCATACCGTGCAGTCCCTGCAAGCAAAGGAATTGCATCAGACGCG TGGCGTGCTTGGCAGTTTGAAGATGGTTTTACTCATG CAGTTGGGAAATATGGTCCAAGAGTTGTTGTCCGTTGCACGAGGCCAATCAATAAGGGTGATGAAGTTTGCATAGCATACATTGATCTTCTCCAGACCAGG GAAGCAAGGCATTCAGATCTTTGGTCAAAGTACAAATTCATTTGTTTTTGCAAGCGCTGTACTGCATCACCTGAACCATATGTGGATCTTATTCTGAAT TGTGACTTTAGGAAATTGAATTCACTGGAGGATGCTGTTATGTCTCCAGCAATCGAGAATTTGGATGATATCTTACAACAGGCAATCTCTCAATACTCATTAGGTGATGACCCTAAAGCTTGCTGTGATATAATTGAAAGCATGCTTTCCAAAAACTGGATGG GAGCTACACACCATCTCTTCTTATCTGAATGCTGTTTTATGACCCCACTGTCGCATTTTTTGTTAAGTACTGGACAGTCCATGTTAGATCTTGTTCAATGTATACAGGGAGGGGCAGGGAAGAATGTATCTGAAGCCAAGTTCAGCTTTGCTTCATGTTCAGTAAGTTCAGCACAATATGATTCCATCCAGCACCACCAATTCAGATCAACTTGTGATGATTTTGGCAGGCGCATGTTATCATTATCATTGCAGTGCTGGCCATTTCTAGCTCAAAGCTCACTCATTCTGGAAAAGATAAAGAACCCTATAGACTTCAGTTGGCTTGGGACAACAATATTTCAGTCTCTCCATCTTTCTGAAGAAGATTCTGCCAACCTTTCTTATGCAGATGGGTTACCGATTTCCATCGAAGAACAGAAGGGTTGTGTTCTCAGCTTAGCTATTTGCTGCATCAACTTTTGCAAATATCTTGCAAGTATATGCTATGGTCCACAGCATTATGTGACAATTCATGCTAAAGATCTGCTTGAAAGTATTAATCTTGGACAATGA
- the LOC100823220 gene encoding protein SET DOMAIN GROUP 41 isoform X11 — MEGRFCFRQTTIPCSPCKQRNCIRRVGKYGPRVVVRCTRPINKGDEVCIAYIDLLQTREARHSDLWSKYKFICFCKRCTASPEPYVDLILNCDFRKLNSLEDAVMSPAIENLDDILQQAISQYSLGDDPKACCDIIESMLSKNWMGELQKVELSRRRHMLHPLHHISLRAYMALASAYRFRALKSNTDGFNGENSNVSFEMTKAAAAYSFVLAGATHHLFLSECCFMTPLSHFLLSTGQSMLDLVQCIQGGAGKNVSEAKFSFASCSVSSAQYDSIQHHQFRSTCDDFGRRMLSLSLQCWPFLAQSSLILEKIKNPIDFSWLGTTIFQSLHLSEEDSANLSYADGLPISIEEQKGCVLSLAICCINFCKYLASICYGPQHYVTIHAKDLLESINLGQ; from the exons ATGGAAGGAAGATTCTGTTTCAGACAAACCACCATACCGTGCAGTCCCTGCAAGCAAAGGAATTGCATCAGACGCG TTGGGAAATATGGTCCAAGAGTTGTTGTCCGTTGCACGAGGCCAATCAATAAGGGTGATGAAGTTTGCATAGCATACATTGATCTTCTCCAGACCAGG GAAGCAAGGCATTCAGATCTTTGGTCAAAGTACAAATTCATTTGTTTTTGCAAGCGCTGTACTGCATCACCTGAACCATATGTGGATCTTATTCTGAAT TGTGACTTTAGGAAATTGAATTCACTGGAGGATGCTGTTATGTCTCCAGCAATCGAGAATTTGGATGATATCTTACAACAGGCAATCTCTCAATACTCATTAGGTGATGACCCTAAAGCTTGCTGTGATATAATTGAAAGCATGCTTTCCAAAAACTGGATGGGTGAGTTGCAGAAAGTGGAACTTTCACGGAGAAGACATATGCTACATCCTCTTCACCATATAAGTCTTAGAGCTTACATGGCCCTTGCCTCTGCTTACCGTTTCCGCGCCCTAAAATCAAACACTGATGGTTTTAACGGAGAAAACAGTAATGTTTCTTTCGAAATGACCAAAGCTGCAGCAGCTTATTCATTTGTTCTTGCAGGAGCTACACACCATCTCTTCTTATCTGAATGCTGTTTTATGACCCCACTGTCGCATTTTTTGTTAAGTACTGGACAGTCCATGTTAGATCTTGTTCAATGTATACAGGGAGGGGCAGGGAAGAATGTATCTGAAGCCAAGTTCAGCTTTGCTTCATGTTCAGTAAGTTCAGCACAATATGATTCCATCCAGCACCACCAATTCAGATCAACTTGTGATGATTTTGGCAGGCGCATGTTATCATTATCATTGCAGTGCTGGCCATTTCTAGCTCAAAGCTCACTCATTCTGGAAAAGATAAAGAACCCTATAGACTTCAGTTGGCTTGGGACAACAATATTTCAGTCTCTCCATCTTTCTGAAGAAGATTCTGCCAACCTTTCTTATGCAGATGGGTTACCGATTTCCATCGAAGAACAGAAGGGTTGTGTTCTCAGCTTAGCTATTTGCTGCATCAACTTTTGCAAATATCTTGCAAGTATATGCTATGGTCCACAGCATTATGTGACAATTCATGCTAAAGATCTGCTTGAAAGTATTAATCTTGGACAATGA
- the LOC100823220 gene encoding protein SET DOMAIN GROUP 41 isoform X9, whose product MPHISQCIVSYWALYWLQWRAWQFEDGFTHVGKYGPRVVVRCTRPINKGDEVCIAYIDLLQTREARHSDLWSKYKFICFCKRCTASPEPYVDLILNCDFRKLNSLEDAVMSPAIENLDDILQQAISQYSLGDDPKACCDIIESMLSKNWMGELQKVELSRRRHMLHPLHHISLRAYMALASAYRFRALKSNTDGFNGENSNVSFEMTKAAAAYSFVLAGATHHLFLSECCFMTPLSHFLLSTGQSMLDLVQCIQGGAGKNVSEAKFSFASCSVSSAQYDSIQHHQFRSTCDDFGRRMLSLSLQCWPFLAQSSLILEKIKNPIDFSWLGTTIFQSLHLSEEDSANLSYADGLPISIEEQKGCVLSLAICCINFCKYLASICYGPQHYVTIHAKDLLESINLGQ is encoded by the exons ATGCCACATATTTCTCAATGTATAGTAAGTTATTGGGCTTTGTATTGGTTGCAGTGGCGTGCTTGGCAGTTTGAAGATGGTTTTACTCATG TTGGGAAATATGGTCCAAGAGTTGTTGTCCGTTGCACGAGGCCAATCAATAAGGGTGATGAAGTTTGCATAGCATACATTGATCTTCTCCAGACCAGG GAAGCAAGGCATTCAGATCTTTGGTCAAAGTACAAATTCATTTGTTTTTGCAAGCGCTGTACTGCATCACCTGAACCATATGTGGATCTTATTCTGAAT TGTGACTTTAGGAAATTGAATTCACTGGAGGATGCTGTTATGTCTCCAGCAATCGAGAATTTGGATGATATCTTACAACAGGCAATCTCTCAATACTCATTAGGTGATGACCCTAAAGCTTGCTGTGATATAATTGAAAGCATGCTTTCCAAAAACTGGATGGGTGAGTTGCAGAAAGTGGAACTTTCACGGAGAAGACATATGCTACATCCTCTTCACCATATAAGTCTTAGAGCTTACATGGCCCTTGCCTCTGCTTACCGTTTCCGCGCCCTAAAATCAAACACTGATGGTTTTAACGGAGAAAACAGTAATGTTTCTTTCGAAATGACCAAAGCTGCAGCAGCTTATTCATTTGTTCTTGCAGGAGCTACACACCATCTCTTCTTATCTGAATGCTGTTTTATGACCCCACTGTCGCATTTTTTGTTAAGTACTGGACAGTCCATGTTAGATCTTGTTCAATGTATACAGGGAGGGGCAGGGAAGAATGTATCTGAAGCCAAGTTCAGCTTTGCTTCATGTTCAGTAAGTTCAGCACAATATGATTCCATCCAGCACCACCAATTCAGATCAACTTGTGATGATTTTGGCAGGCGCATGTTATCATTATCATTGCAGTGCTGGCCATTTCTAGCTCAAAGCTCACTCATTCTGGAAAAGATAAAGAACCCTATAGACTTCAGTTGGCTTGGGACAACAATATTTCAGTCTCTCCATCTTTCTGAAGAAGATTCTGCCAACCTTTCTTATGCAGATGGGTTACCGATTTCCATCGAAGAACAGAAGGGTTGTGTTCTCAGCTTAGCTATTTGCTGCATCAACTTTTGCAAATATCTTGCAAGTATATGCTATGGTCCACAGCATTATGTGACAATTCATGCTAAAGATCTGCTTGAAAGTATTAATCTTGGACAATGA
- the LOC100823220 gene encoding protein SET DOMAIN GROUP 41 isoform X2 gives MAMEMRAGESLDISENLTRAIAPYAMALHDEFLHSHCSSCFRDLPSQRTCVVSCMVCCSVRYCCSDCLSSDCQVHMSSGECCFFANHLEKASTSCTTEGTSDFRAALRLLYLLEMHGLVSSDSINQSSRIGGLSVSGIREVLEEGGEVSERILEGSMLMSSARKMRTQNAVVFLNGLTVEMVALWAVMINSVEVQICEGRDLGIAVYGPNFSWFNHSCFPNASYNFILAPWKEDSVSDKPPYRAVPASKGIASDAWRAWQFEDGFTHVGKYGPRVVVRCTRPINKGDEVCIAYIDLLQTREARHSDLWSKYKFICFCKRCTASPEPYVDLILNCDFRKLNSLEDAVMSPAIENLDDILQQAISQYSLGDDPKACCDIIESMLSKNWMGELQKVELSRRRHMLHPLHHISLRAYMALASAYRFRALKSNTDGFNGENSNVSFEMTKAAAAYSFVLAGATHHLFLSECCFMTPLSHFLLSTGQSMLDLVQCIQGGAGKNVSEAKFSFASCSVSSAQYDSIQHHQFRSTCDDFGRRMLSLSLQCWPFLAQSSLILEKIKNPIDFSWLGTTIFQSLHLSEEDSANLSYADGLPISIEEQKGCVLSLAICCINFCKYLASICYGPQHYVTIHAKDLLESINLGQ, from the exons ATGGCAATGGAGATGAGAGCAGGTGAATCTCTAGACATATCGGAGAACCTGACTCGAGCTATCGCGCCTTATGCCATGGCCCTGCATGATGAATTCCTCCACTCCCACTGCTCCTCCTGTTTCAGGGACTTGCCATCACAACGTACATGTGTCGTGTCTTGCATGGTGTGCTGCTCTGTTCGATACTGCTGCTCAGACTGCTTAAGCTCGGATTGTCAAGTGCATATGTCTTCTGGCGAATGTTGTTTCTTTGCAAACCACCTTGAAAAAGCCTCTACTTCCTGCACCACTGAAGGAACAAGTGATTTCCGTGCTGCTTTACGCCTTCTTTATTTGCTTGAGATGCATGGTCTTGTTTCTTCAGATTCAATAAACCAGTCCAGTAGAATTGGTGGGCTTTCAGTAAGTGGTATTCGGGAAGTCCTGGAGGAAGGTGGTGAGGTTTCTGAGAGGATACTAGAGGGAAGCATGCTGATGTCGTCGGCCAGAAAAATGAGGACGCAAAATGCTGTTGTTTTCTTGAATGGTCTGACAGTAGAGATGGTGGCATTATGGGCAGTGATGATCAACAGTGTTGAGGTGCAGATTTGTGAAGGACGAGACTTGGGCATCGCAGTTTATGGGCCTAATTTCTCATGGTTCAATCATAGTTGCTTTCCAAATGCTTCTTATAATTTTATATTGGCTCCATGGAAGGAAGATTCTGTTTCAGACAAACCACCATACCGTGCAGTCCCTGCAAGCAAAGGAATTGCATCAGACGCG TGGCGTGCTTGGCAGTTTGAAGATGGTTTTACTCATG TTGGGAAATATGGTCCAAGAGTTGTTGTCCGTTGCACGAGGCCAATCAATAAGGGTGATGAAGTTTGCATAGCATACATTGATCTTCTCCAGACCAGG GAAGCAAGGCATTCAGATCTTTGGTCAAAGTACAAATTCATTTGTTTTTGCAAGCGCTGTACTGCATCACCTGAACCATATGTGGATCTTATTCTGAAT TGTGACTTTAGGAAATTGAATTCACTGGAGGATGCTGTTATGTCTCCAGCAATCGAGAATTTGGATGATATCTTACAACAGGCAATCTCTCAATACTCATTAGGTGATGACCCTAAAGCTTGCTGTGATATAATTGAAAGCATGCTTTCCAAAAACTGGATGGGTGAGTTGCAGAAAGTGGAACTTTCACGGAGAAGACATATGCTACATCCTCTTCACCATATAAGTCTTAGAGCTTACATGGCCCTTGCCTCTGCTTACCGTTTCCGCGCCCTAAAATCAAACACTGATGGTTTTAACGGAGAAAACAGTAATGTTTCTTTCGAAATGACCAAAGCTGCAGCAGCTTATTCATTTGTTCTTGCAGGAGCTACACACCATCTCTTCTTATCTGAATGCTGTTTTATGACCCCACTGTCGCATTTTTTGTTAAGTACTGGACAGTCCATGTTAGATCTTGTTCAATGTATACAGGGAGGGGCAGGGAAGAATGTATCTGAAGCCAAGTTCAGCTTTGCTTCATGTTCAGTAAGTTCAGCACAATATGATTCCATCCAGCACCACCAATTCAGATCAACTTGTGATGATTTTGGCAGGCGCATGTTATCATTATCATTGCAGTGCTGGCCATTTCTAGCTCAAAGCTCACTCATTCTGGAAAAGATAAAGAACCCTATAGACTTCAGTTGGCTTGGGACAACAATATTTCAGTCTCTCCATCTTTCTGAAGAAGATTCTGCCAACCTTTCTTATGCAGATGGGTTACCGATTTCCATCGAAGAACAGAAGGGTTGTGTTCTCAGCTTAGCTATTTGCTGCATCAACTTTTGCAAATATCTTGCAAGTATATGCTATGGTCCACAGCATTATGTGACAATTCATGCTAAAGATCTGCTTGAAAGTATTAATCTTGGACAATGA
- the LOC100823220 gene encoding protein SET DOMAIN GROUP 41 isoform X8, whose product MPHISQCIVSYWALYWLQWRAWQFEDGFTHAVGKYGPRVVVRCTRPINKGDEVCIAYIDLLQTREARHSDLWSKYKFICFCKRCTASPEPYVDLILNCDFRKLNSLEDAVMSPAIENLDDILQQAISQYSLGDDPKACCDIIESMLSKNWMGELQKVELSRRRHMLHPLHHISLRAYMALASAYRFRALKSNTDGFNGENSNVSFEMTKAAAAYSFVLAGATHHLFLSECCFMTPLSHFLLSTGQSMLDLVQCIQGGAGKNVSEAKFSFASCSVSSAQYDSIQHHQFRSTCDDFGRRMLSLSLQCWPFLAQSSLILEKIKNPIDFSWLGTTIFQSLHLSEEDSANLSYADGLPISIEEQKGCVLSLAICCINFCKYLASICYGPQHYVTIHAKDLLESINLGQ is encoded by the exons ATGCCACATATTTCTCAATGTATAGTAAGTTATTGGGCTTTGTATTGGTTGCAGTGGCGTGCTTGGCAGTTTGAAGATGGTTTTACTCATG CAGTTGGGAAATATGGTCCAAGAGTTGTTGTCCGTTGCACGAGGCCAATCAATAAGGGTGATGAAGTTTGCATAGCATACATTGATCTTCTCCAGACCAGG GAAGCAAGGCATTCAGATCTTTGGTCAAAGTACAAATTCATTTGTTTTTGCAAGCGCTGTACTGCATCACCTGAACCATATGTGGATCTTATTCTGAAT TGTGACTTTAGGAAATTGAATTCACTGGAGGATGCTGTTATGTCTCCAGCAATCGAGAATTTGGATGATATCTTACAACAGGCAATCTCTCAATACTCATTAGGTGATGACCCTAAAGCTTGCTGTGATATAATTGAAAGCATGCTTTCCAAAAACTGGATGGGTGAGTTGCAGAAAGTGGAACTTTCACGGAGAAGACATATGCTACATCCTCTTCACCATATAAGTCTTAGAGCTTACATGGCCCTTGCCTCTGCTTACCGTTTCCGCGCCCTAAAATCAAACACTGATGGTTTTAACGGAGAAAACAGTAATGTTTCTTTCGAAATGACCAAAGCTGCAGCAGCTTATTCATTTGTTCTTGCAGGAGCTACACACCATCTCTTCTTATCTGAATGCTGTTTTATGACCCCACTGTCGCATTTTTTGTTAAGTACTGGACAGTCCATGTTAGATCTTGTTCAATGTATACAGGGAGGGGCAGGGAAGAATGTATCTGAAGCCAAGTTCAGCTTTGCTTCATGTTCAGTAAGTTCAGCACAATATGATTCCATCCAGCACCACCAATTCAGATCAACTTGTGATGATTTTGGCAGGCGCATGTTATCATTATCATTGCAGTGCTGGCCATTTCTAGCTCAAAGCTCACTCATTCTGGAAAAGATAAAGAACCCTATAGACTTCAGTTGGCTTGGGACAACAATATTTCAGTCTCTCCATCTTTCTGAAGAAGATTCTGCCAACCTTTCTTATGCAGATGGGTTACCGATTTCCATCGAAGAACAGAAGGGTTGTGTTCTCAGCTTAGCTATTTGCTGCATCAACTTTTGCAAATATCTTGCAAGTATATGCTATGGTCCACAGCATTATGTGACAATTCATGCTAAAGATCTGCTTGAAAGTATTAATCTTGGACAATGA
- the LOC100823220 gene encoding protein SET DOMAIN GROUP 41 isoform X10 produces MEGRFCFRQTTIPCSPCKQRNCIRRAVGKYGPRVVVRCTRPINKGDEVCIAYIDLLQTREARHSDLWSKYKFICFCKRCTASPEPYVDLILNCDFRKLNSLEDAVMSPAIENLDDILQQAISQYSLGDDPKACCDIIESMLSKNWMGELQKVELSRRRHMLHPLHHISLRAYMALASAYRFRALKSNTDGFNGENSNVSFEMTKAAAAYSFVLAGATHHLFLSECCFMTPLSHFLLSTGQSMLDLVQCIQGGAGKNVSEAKFSFASCSVSSAQYDSIQHHQFRSTCDDFGRRMLSLSLQCWPFLAQSSLILEKIKNPIDFSWLGTTIFQSLHLSEEDSANLSYADGLPISIEEQKGCVLSLAICCINFCKYLASICYGPQHYVTIHAKDLLESINLGQ; encoded by the exons ATGGAAGGAAGATTCTGTTTCAGACAAACCACCATACCGTGCAGTCCCTGCAAGCAAAGGAATTGCATCAGACGCG CAGTTGGGAAATATGGTCCAAGAGTTGTTGTCCGTTGCACGAGGCCAATCAATAAGGGTGATGAAGTTTGCATAGCATACATTGATCTTCTCCAGACCAGG GAAGCAAGGCATTCAGATCTTTGGTCAAAGTACAAATTCATTTGTTTTTGCAAGCGCTGTACTGCATCACCTGAACCATATGTGGATCTTATTCTGAAT TGTGACTTTAGGAAATTGAATTCACTGGAGGATGCTGTTATGTCTCCAGCAATCGAGAATTTGGATGATATCTTACAACAGGCAATCTCTCAATACTCATTAGGTGATGACCCTAAAGCTTGCTGTGATATAATTGAAAGCATGCTTTCCAAAAACTGGATGGGTGAGTTGCAGAAAGTGGAACTTTCACGGAGAAGACATATGCTACATCCTCTTCACCATATAAGTCTTAGAGCTTACATGGCCCTTGCCTCTGCTTACCGTTTCCGCGCCCTAAAATCAAACACTGATGGTTTTAACGGAGAAAACAGTAATGTTTCTTTCGAAATGACCAAAGCTGCAGCAGCTTATTCATTTGTTCTTGCAGGAGCTACACACCATCTCTTCTTATCTGAATGCTGTTTTATGACCCCACTGTCGCATTTTTTGTTAAGTACTGGACAGTCCATGTTAGATCTTGTTCAATGTATACAGGGAGGGGCAGGGAAGAATGTATCTGAAGCCAAGTTCAGCTTTGCTTCATGTTCAGTAAGTTCAGCACAATATGATTCCATCCAGCACCACCAATTCAGATCAACTTGTGATGATTTTGGCAGGCGCATGTTATCATTATCATTGCAGTGCTGGCCATTTCTAGCTCAAAGCTCACTCATTCTGGAAAAGATAAAGAACCCTATAGACTTCAGTTGGCTTGGGACAACAATATTTCAGTCTCTCCATCTTTCTGAAGAAGATTCTGCCAACCTTTCTTATGCAGATGGGTTACCGATTTCCATCGAAGAACAGAAGGGTTGTGTTCTCAGCTTAGCTATTTGCTGCATCAACTTTTGCAAATATCTTGCAAGTATATGCTATGGTCCACAGCATTATGTGACAATTCATGCTAAAGATCTGCTTGAAAGTATTAATCTTGGACAATGA
- the LOC100823220 gene encoding protein SET DOMAIN GROUP 41 isoform X7, translating into MAMEMRAGESLDISENLTRAIAPYAMALHDEFLHSHCSSCFRDLPSQRTCVVSCMVCCSVRYCCSDCLSSDCQVHMSSGECCFFANHLEKASTSCTTEGTSDFRAALRLLYLLEMHGLVSSDSINQSSRIGGLSVSGIREVLEEGGEVSERILEGSMLMSSARKMRTQNAVVFLNGLTVEMVALWAVMINSVEVQICEGRDLGIAVYGPNFSWFNHSCFPNASYNFILAPWKEDSVSDKPPYRAVPASKGIASDAWRAWQFEDGFTHAVGKYGPRVVVRCTRPINKGDEVCIAYIDLLQTREARHSDLWSKYKFICFCKRCTASPEPYVDLILNCDFRKLNSLEDAVMSPAIENLDDILQQAISQYSLGATHHLFLSECCFMTPLSHFLLSTGQSMLDLVQCIQGGAGKNVSEAKFSFASCSVSSAQYDSIQHHQFRSTCDDFGRRMLSLSLQCWPFLAQSSLILEKIKNPIDFSWLGTTIFQSLHLSEEDSANLSYADGLPISIEEQKGCVLSLAICCINFCKYLASICYGPQHYVTIHAKDLLESINLGQ; encoded by the exons ATGGCAATGGAGATGAGAGCAGGTGAATCTCTAGACATATCGGAGAACCTGACTCGAGCTATCGCGCCTTATGCCATGGCCCTGCATGATGAATTCCTCCACTCCCACTGCTCCTCCTGTTTCAGGGACTTGCCATCACAACGTACATGTGTCGTGTCTTGCATGGTGTGCTGCTCTGTTCGATACTGCTGCTCAGACTGCTTAAGCTCGGATTGTCAAGTGCATATGTCTTCTGGCGAATGTTGTTTCTTTGCAAACCACCTTGAAAAAGCCTCTACTTCCTGCACCACTGAAGGAACAAGTGATTTCCGTGCTGCTTTACGCCTTCTTTATTTGCTTGAGATGCATGGTCTTGTTTCTTCAGATTCAATAAACCAGTCCAGTAGAATTGGTGGGCTTTCAGTAAGTGGTATTCGGGAAGTCCTGGAGGAAGGTGGTGAGGTTTCTGAGAGGATACTAGAGGGAAGCATGCTGATGTCGTCGGCCAGAAAAATGAGGACGCAAAATGCTGTTGTTTTCTTGAATGGTCTGACAGTAGAGATGGTGGCATTATGGGCAGTGATGATCAACAGTGTTGAGGTGCAGATTTGTGAAGGACGAGACTTGGGCATCGCAGTTTATGGGCCTAATTTCTCATGGTTCAATCATAGTTGCTTTCCAAATGCTTCTTATAATTTTATATTGGCTCCATGGAAGGAAGATTCTGTTTCAGACAAACCACCATACCGTGCAGTCCCTGCAAGCAAAGGAATTGCATCAGACGCG TGGCGTGCTTGGCAGTTTGAAGATGGTTTTACTCATG CAGTTGGGAAATATGGTCCAAGAGTTGTTGTCCGTTGCACGAGGCCAATCAATAAGGGTGATGAAGTTTGCATAGCATACATTGATCTTCTCCAGACCAGG GAAGCAAGGCATTCAGATCTTTGGTCAAAGTACAAATTCATTTGTTTTTGCAAGCGCTGTACTGCATCACCTGAACCATATGTGGATCTTATTCTGAAT TGTGACTTTAGGAAATTGAATTCACTGGAGGATGCTGTTATGTCTCCAGCAATCGAGAATTTGGATGATATCTTACAACAGGCAATCTCTCAATACTCATTAG GAGCTACACACCATCTCTTCTTATCTGAATGCTGTTTTATGACCCCACTGTCGCATTTTTTGTTAAGTACTGGACAGTCCATGTTAGATCTTGTTCAATGTATACAGGGAGGGGCAGGGAAGAATGTATCTGAAGCCAAGTTCAGCTTTGCTTCATGTTCAGTAAGTTCAGCACAATATGATTCCATCCAGCACCACCAATTCAGATCAACTTGTGATGATTTTGGCAGGCGCATGTTATCATTATCATTGCAGTGCTGGCCATTTCTAGCTCAAAGCTCACTCATTCTGGAAAAGATAAAGAACCCTATAGACTTCAGTTGGCTTGGGACAACAATATTTCAGTCTCTCCATCTTTCTGAAGAAGATTCTGCCAACCTTTCTTATGCAGATGGGTTACCGATTTCCATCGAAGAACAGAAGGGTTGTGTTCTCAGCTTAGCTATTTGCTGCATCAACTTTTGCAAATATCTTGCAAGTATATGCTATGGTCCACAGCATTATGTGACAATTCATGCTAAAGATCTGCTTGAAAGTATTAATCTTGGACAATGA